The following are from one region of the Prevotella communis genome:
- a CDS encoding M16 family metallopeptidase — MRNYKKLLVAALLFVAGASTAMAQQMPAIPTDPDVKIGKLDNGLTYYIRHNAWPEQRAEFYIAQRVGSIQENDDQRGLAHFLEHMCFNGTKNFKGNDIVKWCETIGVKFGRDLNAYTSIDQTVYNISNVPTTREGIVDSCLLILHDWADGLLLEAEEIDKERGVIHEEWRMRTSAQMRMLERDLPRLYPNSKYGHRMPIGLMEIIDNFKPEVLRAYYEKWYRPDNQAIIVVGDVDVDKVEQKIKNLFGPIKMPANPAAVVAENVPDNKEAIIVVDKDKEMQYSIVELMFKSDPIPDEIKENMQYLVINYMKNACLGMLNDRLAELAQKADCPYLQGSVDYGQYLLSKTKDAFEVSVLPKEGQTEAALKAAFIEARRAAQFGFTATEYQRYKSNFISQLEKQYSNKEKRYNSQFVNKYVQNYLAKEPIPSLDDYYQVMKQLAPALPLEAVNELMKGFFEDKDSNMVVLNFNQEKEGAVYPTEASLKKAIDEARATQIEAYVDNVKNEPLITTMPKAGKIQKEVAGKKFDYKELTLSNGVKVILKQTDLKKDQVILSGEGFGGSSLYGEADFANIKMFDDAVEASGLGNFSHTELEKALAGKIASASLSLSSDRAHISGSSTPADVETMLQLVYLYFTNINKDQESYDNMMKTTELMLKNKLLQPESVFSDSLSLTLTCHDKRQAPLATEDLKNVNYDRILQMAKEQTSNAAAFTFTIIGNYDEATIRPLIEKYLGALPSQKKIVKGKDVEKLFKGEVINDFTRKMETPKAIAVMTWMNDKMDYSLQNIIRTSMVGQILTMIYTEKIREEASAAYSVAAQSGISRDDFRTLTQLLVYCPMKPEKGDIATKIMKEEVENLAKSVDAEKLNKVKEYMLKDIDDQAKTNNYWLRQINRLRLFGVDTHTDYKATVQAQTPESIAAFMQEFLKPGNRAEVIMLPEE; from the coding sequence ATGAGAAACTACAAAAAACTATTGGTTGCTGCACTGCTCTTTGTAGCAGGCGCATCAACAGCGATGGCTCAGCAGATGCCAGCCATCCCCACCGACCCCGACGTAAAAATCGGTAAGTTGGACAACGGACTGACTTATTACATCCGTCATAATGCATGGCCCGAACAGCGTGCCGAGTTCTACATTGCCCAACGCGTGGGTTCTATTCAGGAGAACGACGACCAGCGCGGACTGGCCCACTTCCTGGAGCACATGTGCTTCAACGGCACGAAGAACTTCAAGGGTAACGACATCGTGAAATGGTGTGAGACCATCGGTGTGAAGTTCGGACGCGACCTGAATGCCTACACCTCTATCGACCAGACGGTGTACAACATCTCTAACGTGCCCACCACCCGTGAGGGTATCGTAGACTCTTGTCTGCTGATCCTGCACGACTGGGCCGACGGTCTGTTGCTGGAAGCCGAGGAGATAGACAAGGAGCGTGGCGTGATTCATGAGGAATGGCGTATGCGTACTAGCGCTCAGATGCGTATGCTGGAGCGTGACCTGCCCCGCCTGTATCCTAATTCAAAGTATGGTCACCGCATGCCTATCGGTCTGATGGAAATCATCGATAACTTCAAACCCGAGGTATTGCGTGCATACTATGAGAAATGGTACCGTCCCGACAACCAGGCCATCATCGTGGTCGGTGATGTGGACGTTGACAAGGTAGAACAGAAAATCAAGAACCTGTTCGGTCCTATCAAGATGCCTGCCAACCCCGCTGCTGTTGTAGCCGAGAACGTGCCCGACAACAAGGAGGCTATCATCGTCGTCGACAAGGATAAGGAGATGCAGTACAGCATCGTGGAACTGATGTTCAAGAGTGATCCTATCCCCGATGAGATCAAGGAGAACATGCAGTATCTGGTCATCAACTACATGAAGAATGCCTGCCTGGGAATGCTCAACGACCGTTTGGCTGAGCTGGCCCAGAAGGCCGACTGTCCATATCTGCAGGGTAGCGTAGACTATGGTCAGTACCTGCTGTCAAAGACCAAGGATGCTTTCGAGGTGAGCGTACTGCCCAAAGAGGGTCAGACGGAAGCTGCTCTGAAGGCAGCCTTCATCGAGGCTCGCCGTGCTGCACAGTTTGGCTTCACTGCCACAGAATACCAGCGCTACAAGTCAAACTTCATCAGTCAGTTGGAAAAGCAGTACTCTAACAAGGAGAAGCGCTATAACAGTCAGTTTGTGAACAAGTATGTGCAGAACTACCTGGCAAAGGAACCTATCCCCAGTCTGGATGACTACTATCAGGTGATGAAGCAGTTGGCTCCCGCCCTGCCACTGGAAGCTGTCAACGAACTGATGAAGGGATTCTTCGAGGATAAGGACTCTAACATGGTGGTACTCAACTTCAACCAGGAGAAAGAGGGTGCCGTTTATCCCACTGAGGCTTCACTGAAGAAGGCCATCGACGAGGCACGCGCCACTCAAATTGAAGCCTACGTAGATAATGTCAAGAACGAGCCCCTGATTACTACCATGCCCAAGGCTGGTAAGATCCAGAAGGAAGTGGCTGGCAAGAAGTTCGACTACAAGGAACTGACCCTGAGCAACGGCGTGAAGGTGATCCTGAAGCAGACAGACCTGAAGAAAGACCAGGTGATCCTGAGTGGTGAGGGCTTTGGCGGTAGCTCACTGTATGGCGAGGCCGACTTTGCCAATATCAAGATGTTTGATGATGCTGTAGAGGCCAGCGGTCTGGGCAACTTCTCACACACTGAGCTGGAGAAAGCCCTGGCTGGTAAGATTGCCAGCGCCAGTCTGTCACTGAGCAGCGACCGTGCTCATATCAGCGGTTCATCAACACCTGCCGACGTAGAGACCATGTTGCAGTTGGTTTACCTCTACTTCACCAATATTAATAAGGATCAGGAGTCATACGACAATATGATGAAGACCACGGAGCTGATGCTGAAGAACAAGCTGTTGCAGCCCGAGTCTGTGTTCAGCGATTCTCTGTCGCTCACACTCACCTGCCACGACAAGCGTCAGGCACCTCTTGCTACTGAGGACCTGAAGAACGTGAACTACGACCGCATCCTCCAGATGGCTAAGGAGCAGACCAGCAATGCCGCTGCCTTCACATTCACCATCATTGGTAACTATGACGAGGCAACAATCCGCCCGCTCATTGAGAAGTACCTTGGCGCACTGCCCTCTCAGAAGAAGATTGTGAAGGGCAAGGATGTTGAGAAGCTCTTCAAGGGCGAGGTCATCAACGACTTCACACGTAAGATGGAGACGCCAAAGGCTATCGCCGTGATGACATGGATGAACGACAAGATGGACTATTCTCTCCAGAATATCATTCGCACTTCTATGGTGGGACAGATCCTGACCATGATTTACACGGAGAAGATTCGTGAGGAGGCTTCTGCAGCCTATAGCGTTGCCGCTCAGTCTGGCATATCACGCGATGATTTCCGCACACTGACACAGTTGCTCGTTTACTGCCCCATGAAGCCTGAGAAGGGTGACATCGCCACCAAGATCATGAAGGAAGAGGTAGAGAACCTAGCCAAGAGCGTTGACGCCGAGAAGCTGAACAAGGTGAAGGAGTACATGCTGAAGGATATTGACGACCAGGCAAAGACCAACAACTACTGGCTGCGTCAGATCAACCGTCTGCGTCTCTTCGGTGTTGATACCCACACAGACTACAAGGCTACCGTTCAGGCACAGACACCTGAGAGCATCGCTGCCTTCATGCAGGAATTCCTGAAGCCAGGCAACCGTGCAGAGGTGATTATGTTGCCAGAGGAGTAA
- a CDS encoding phosphatase PAP2 family protein, producing MKRDISLILTCAVLLCFSRTALSQTQGQAHEHTHLDDYVQYAPMAANISMGWLGVKAKHTGRERVLTTGTAFCVMTALAGGLKYTIHEERPDGTDNKSFPSGHAARAFMGAELVRMEYGTGLGIAAYGTAIGVGCLRVYNDRHWWHDVAAGAAIGILSTHIAYWLLPMEKRILGWDKEDDMLIVPTYQPETNSVGLALSYRF from the coding sequence ATGAAGAGAGACATCTCATTGATATTAACTTGTGCTGTCCTGCTGTGTTTCAGCAGGACAGCCTTGTCTCAGACCCAAGGGCAGGCTCATGAGCATACGCACCTTGATGATTATGTGCAGTATGCTCCTATGGCCGCAAATATCAGTATGGGATGGTTAGGCGTCAAAGCCAAGCATACGGGCAGGGAACGTGTCCTCACCACGGGAACGGCCTTCTGTGTGATGACGGCTTTGGCTGGCGGCCTGAAATATACGATTCATGAAGAACGGCCTGACGGCACAGACAACAAATCCTTTCCATCAGGACATGCTGCACGAGCTTTCATGGGAGCCGAACTGGTAAGGATGGAATATGGCACCGGACTGGGCATCGCTGCCTATGGTACCGCCATCGGCGTAGGCTGTCTTCGTGTTTACAACGACCGGCATTGGTGGCACGACGTGGCAGCAGGCGCGGCCATTGGCATCTTATCGACACATATCGCCTACTGGCTGTTGCCTATGGAGAAACGTATCCTTGGCTGGGACAAGGAAGATGATATGCTGATTGTGCCTACTTACCAGCCTGAGACAAATAGCGTGGGGTTGGCGCTGTCGTATCGATTTTAA
- the metK gene encoding methionine adenosyltransferase, translating to MSYLFSSESVSEGHPDKVADQISDAILDQFLAYDDHARVACESFVTTGQVVIMGEVRSEVYIDLQTIARNTIKRIGYTKAEYQFDGNSCGILTAIHEQSADINRGVDREDDENQGAGDQGMMFGYATNETENYMPVSLDLAHLIMRTLADIRKEGKQMPYLRPDSKSQVTIQYSDAGIPERIDTIVVSTQHDEFDEDEKMLAKIKEDVINILIPRVKAQIHSEKVLALFNDDIKYYVNPTGKFVIGGPHGDTGLTGRKIIVDTYGGKGAHGGGAFSGKDSSKVDRSAAYAARHIAKNMVAAGVADEMLVQVSYAIGVAKPMNIYVNTYGRSRVNMSDSEIAKKIEELFDLRPKAIERTLKLRQPMYLETAAYGHMGRQSEIVKKTFTSHYHETKTIEVELFTWEKLDRVDDIKHAFGL from the coding sequence ATGTCATATTTATTTTCATCAGAATCAGTATCCGAGGGACATCCCGATAAAGTGGCCGACCAGATTAGCGACGCCATATTAGACCAGTTTCTGGCCTACGACGACCACGCACGCGTAGCCTGCGAAAGTTTTGTAACGACAGGCCAGGTGGTTATCATGGGCGAGGTGCGCAGCGAGGTTTATATCGACCTGCAGACTATTGCCCGCAACACCATCAAGAGAATTGGCTATACAAAGGCTGAGTACCAGTTCGATGGCAACTCCTGTGGTATCCTGACGGCTATCCACGAGCAGAGTGCCGACATCAATCGCGGTGTAGACCGTGAGGATGACGAGAACCAGGGAGCCGGCGACCAGGGTATGATGTTTGGCTATGCTACCAACGAGACGGAAAACTACATGCCTGTTTCATTGGATTTGGCTCACCTCATCATGCGTACACTGGCCGACATCCGTAAGGAAGGTAAGCAGATGCCTTACCTGCGTCCCGACTCAAAGAGCCAGGTAACCATCCAGTACAGCGATGCAGGCATCCCCGAGCGTATCGATACCATTGTGGTATCTACACAGCATGACGAGTTTGACGAGGACGAGAAGATGTTGGCAAAGATCAAGGAAGACGTTATCAACATCCTGATTCCCCGTGTAAAAGCACAGATTCACAGTGAGAAGGTACTCGCACTCTTCAACGACGACATCAAATACTACGTGAACCCCACAGGTAAGTTTGTGATTGGTGGTCCTCACGGCGATACCGGTCTGACAGGCCGTAAGATTATCGTTGACACCTACGGTGGTAAAGGCGCGCACGGTGGTGGTGCCTTCAGCGGAAAGGACTCTTCTAAGGTAGACCGTTCTGCTGCCTATGCCGCTCGCCATATCGCCAAGAACATGGTGGCTGCAGGTGTAGCCGACGAGATGCTCGTACAGGTAAGCTATGCCATCGGTGTGGCAAAACCCATGAATATCTACGTCAACACCTACGGACGTTCACGCGTGAACATGAGCGACAGCGAGATTGCCAAGAAGATTGAGGAACTGTTTGACCTGCGTCCAAAAGCTATCGAGCGCACATTGAAACTGCGTCAGCCTATGTATCTGGAGACAGCCGCCTACGGACACATGGGACGTCAGTCTGAGATTGTGAAGAAAACCTTCACCAGCCACTACCATGAGACAAAGACAATCGAAGTGGAACTGTTCACATGGGAAAAACTGGATCGGGTAGATGACATCAAGCACGCATTTGGGCTTTGA
- a CDS encoding DUF4271 domain-containing protein encodes MTSSTHLGFEPLINDSLLCAAQAHSSRFGVLGHPIPSQLGNDDLTTITLLLCFVTIAASIAFTRNFISRQLRNFFYEVHSEELNNVTSNELRFEILLVVIDCMLLGIASYIAASEKIPGIFVRDTVFTNIIILSALYGGYFLCKWLMHFVVDPVFFGGKKTIQLFKVQLFITACSTTLTLPLVMLLVFFDLSVEKCIFYFCSVLILNKILTFYKCWFIFFRQKGFFLQTFLYFCALEITPLLAFSGVWLMTVNNLKINF; translated from the coding sequence ATGACATCAAGCACGCATTTGGGCTTTGAGCCATTGATAAACGACTCGCTGCTGTGTGCCGCTCAGGCACACAGCAGTCGTTTTGGTGTGTTAGGGCACCCTATACCCAGTCAGCTGGGTAATGACGACCTGACCACCATCACATTGTTGTTGTGCTTTGTCACCATCGCAGCATCTATCGCTTTCACACGCAATTTTATCAGCAGGCAACTGAGGAATTTCTTCTATGAGGTTCACTCTGAAGAACTTAACAACGTTACCTCCAATGAATTACGTTTTGAGATCTTACTCGTAGTGATTGACTGTATGCTGTTAGGCATCGCCTCATATATAGCAGCATCAGAAAAGATACCTGGCATCTTTGTCCGGGACACAGTTTTCACCAACATCATCATATTATCAGCACTCTATGGCGGCTACTTCCTCTGCAAGTGGTTGATGCATTTCGTCGTAGATCCAGTCTTCTTTGGAGGTAAAAAAACAATACAGCTATTTAAGGTGCAGCTATTCATTACCGCCTGTTCTACCACCCTTACGCTGCCATTAGTCATGTTGCTGGTATTCTTTGATTTAAGTGTAGAAAAATGCATCTTTTACTTCTGTTCAGTTCTGATTTTGAACAAAATACTGACATTTTACAAGTGTTGGTTCATCTTTTTTAGGCAAAAAGGCTTTTTTCTGCAAACTTTTTTGTACTTTTGTGCCCTCGAAATAACGCCATTGCTTGCATTCAGCGGAGTATGGCTCATGACGGTCAATAATTTGAAAATAAATTTTTAG
- a CDS encoding uroporphyrinogen-III synthase, translated as MIKKILISQPKPSSEKSPYYDIANRFDVELVFRPFIKVEGMSAREFRTQKVSILDHTAVVFTSRHAIDHFFTLAKELRVTIPEDMKYFCVTETIALYIQKYVQYRKRKVFFGTTGKMDDLLPTMVKHKTEKYLVPMSDVHNDAVSKLLDSKKLQHTECVMYKTVSNDFTEEEIKTFDYDMLVFFSPAGIESLTKNFPDFNQGDIAIATFGPATAKAVHDAGLRLDLEAPTEKYPSMTGALQHYLLMQED; from the coding sequence ATGATTAAAAAGATCCTGATTTCGCAACCAAAACCCTCAAGCGAAAAGTCACCTTACTATGACATTGCTAACCGCTTTGATGTAGAACTGGTATTCCGCCCGTTTATCAAAGTGGAAGGAATGAGTGCACGCGAATTCCGTACACAGAAAGTCAGCATACTTGACCACACAGCTGTTGTGTTTACATCACGTCATGCCATTGATCATTTCTTCACGCTGGCAAAGGAACTGCGTGTCACCATACCAGAAGACATGAAATACTTCTGCGTAACAGAGACCATCGCTCTCTATATCCAGAAATATGTACAGTATCGCAAGCGTAAGGTATTCTTCGGCACCACCGGTAAGATGGACGATTTGCTGCCCACCATGGTGAAGCATAAGACTGAGAAGTATCTTGTGCCCATGAGCGATGTACATAACGATGCTGTCAGCAAACTGCTTGACTCTAAGAAACTGCAGCACACGGAATGCGTGATGTATAAGACTGTCAGCAACGACTTCACTGAAGAAGAGATCAAGACGTTCGACTACGACATGCTGGTGTTCTTCAGCCCCGCAGGTATCGAGTCGCTCACCAAGAACTTCCCCGATTTCAATCAGGGTGATATCGCTATCGCAACTTTTGGTCCCGCCACGGCAAAGGCTGTTCATGACGCAGGCCTGAGACTGGATCTGGAAGCTCCCACAGAGAAGTATCCATCCATGACAGGTGCGCTGCAGCACTATCTGCTGATGCAGGAAGACTAA
- a CDS encoding ribonuclease P protein component translates to MTAPARFQKQERIVSQKLIEELFGGGQSHTLAAFPLRAVYMQQERQDRSEPVKVLISVPKKRLHHAVDRNRAKRQVREAYRLQKQVLIEKIPEGKAIDIAFIWLSDRPCPTAEISHKVCSLLERIAKKIVY, encoded by the coding sequence ATGACGGCTCCAGCTCGTTTTCAGAAACAGGAGCGAATCGTCAGCCAGAAACTGATAGAGGAACTCTTCGGTGGAGGTCAAAGCCACACGCTGGCAGCCTTTCCACTAAGAGCCGTGTATATGCAACAAGAGCGCCAAGACAGGTCTGAACCCGTCAAGGTGCTCATTAGCGTTCCTAAGAAGAGGCTTCATCACGCCGTTGACCGCAACCGTGCGAAACGACAAGTACGAGAAGCCTACCGCCTACAGAAACAGGTGCTCATTGAGAAGATTCCCGAGGGAAAAGCGATTGATATCGCTTTCATCTGGCTCTCCGACCGCCCCTGTCCTACTGCTGAGATAAGCCATAAAGTGTGCAGTCTGCTTGAAAGAATCGCAAAAAAGATTGTTTACTGA
- the yidD gene encoding membrane protein insertion efficiency factor YidD, with the protein MKRLWHYIALVLKWILLIPIIFYQRIISPFTPPACRFTPTCSQYAKEAIIKHGPIKGLGLAIWRILRCNPWGGSGYDPVP; encoded by the coding sequence ATGAAGCGCTTATGGCATTATATCGCACTCGTGCTGAAGTGGATACTGCTGATACCCATCATTTTCTACCAGCGGATTATCAGTCCCTTCACGCCACCTGCCTGCCGTTTCACTCCCACGTGCTCACAATATGCTAAAGAGGCGATTATCAAACATGGTCCAATAAAGGGACTCGGACTGGCAATCTGGCGCATCTTAAGATGTAATCCCTGGGGAGGAAGCGGGTACGACCCCGTGCCGTAA
- the tyrS gene encoding tyrosine--tRNA ligase → MRKNFVEELRWRGMLAQIMPGTEELLQKEMVTAYLGTDPTADSLHIGHLCGIMMLRHLQRCGHKPIILVGGATGMIGDPSGKSQERNLLNDETLRHNQECIKAQVAKFLDFDSKDENAAEMVNNYDWMKNFTFLDFAREVGKHITVNYMMAKESVQQRLNGTARDGLSFTEFTYQLLQGYDFLYLYQHKGVKLQLGGNDQWGNMTTGTELIRRTLGNDVETFALTCPLITKSDGKKFGKTESGNIWLDPKRTTPYRFYQFWLNVSDEDAERYIKIFTSLDKETIDALTEEHKQDPGRRVLQKRLAEEVTVMVHSREALDMAIEASSILFGKSTKEALEKLDEQTFLDVFDGVEKFEISKDQLGQPAVELFTTVAPVFPSKGEMRKMVQGGGVSLNKEKLTDQNRAITAEDLIDGKYLLAQKGKKNYYLITVK, encoded by the coding sequence ATGAGAAAGAATTTTGTAGAAGAACTGCGCTGGCGTGGAATGCTGGCACAGATTATGCCTGGCACAGAGGAACTCCTGCAGAAGGAGATGGTGACCGCTTATCTGGGTACCGACCCAACAGCCGACTCACTGCACATTGGTCACCTGTGCGGTATCATGATGCTGCGCCACTTGCAGCGTTGTGGTCATAAGCCCATCATCCTTGTTGGTGGTGCTACAGGCATGATTGGCGACCCCTCAGGCAAATCACAGGAGCGTAACCTTCTGAATGATGAGACCCTGCGTCATAACCAGGAGTGCATCAAGGCTCAGGTGGCAAAGTTCCTGGACTTCGACTCAAAGGACGAGAACGCTGCTGAGATGGTGAACAACTATGACTGGATGAAGAACTTCACCTTCCTGGACTTCGCCCGTGAGGTAGGTAAGCATATCACCGTGAACTACATGATGGCCAAGGAGAGCGTTCAGCAGCGTCTGAATGGTACTGCACGTGATGGTCTTTCATTCACAGAGTTCACATACCAGTTGCTCCAGGGCTACGACTTTCTCTATCTCTATCAGCACAAGGGTGTAAAACTGCAGTTGGGCGGTAACGACCAGTGGGGTAACATGACCACCGGTACAGAACTTATCCGTCGTACCTTAGGTAATGATGTAGAGACCTTTGCCCTGACCTGTCCGCTGATTACAAAGAGCGACGGTAAGAAGTTTGGTAAGACTGAGTCTGGAAATATCTGGCTCGACCCCAAGCGCACCACACCTTATCGTTTCTATCAGTTCTGGCTGAACGTGAGCGACGAGGATGCTGAGCGCTATATCAAGATTTTCACATCACTCGACAAAGAGACCATTGACGCTCTGACAGAAGAGCACAAGCAGGATCCTGGTCGTCGTGTACTGCAGAAGCGCCTGGCAGAAGAGGTAACCGTGATGGTACACTCTCGCGAGGCCCTCGACATGGCCATTGAGGCCTCAAGCATCCTCTTTGGCAAGTCAACCAAGGAAGCACTGGAGAAGCTTGACGAGCAGACCTTCCTCGACGTATTCGATGGTGTAGAGAAGTTTGAGATTAGCAAGGACCAGTTGGGTCAGCCCGCAGTAGAGCTCTTTACCACTGTAGCCCCCGTATTCCCCTCAAAGGGCGAGATGCGTAAGATGGTTCAGGGCGGTGGTGTTTCACTGAACAAGGAGAAGCTTACCGATCAGAACCGTGCTATCACTGCAGAAGACCTGATTGACGGTAAGTACCTGCTTGCTCAGAAGGGTAAGAAGAACTATTACCTGATTACGGTAAAATAA
- a CDS encoding glycoside hydrolase family 127 protein: MKRFLFSLVTLNLSLLTGMAQTGYPITPVPFTSVKVTPGTFWGQRLEASRNTTIPLAFSKCESEGRYKNFENAAAHLKDPSKTFKVNGVGYSFDDTDPYKTLEGAAYILQTYPDKKLEAYCDSVIDIIATAQEPDGYLYTARTQNPADPHHWAGDRRWVKEEDLSHELYNLGHMIEGAVAYWQATGKRKFLDIACRYADVACKEVGPNPGQMCVVPGHQIAEMAMARLYLATGQQRYLDFAKFLLDYRGKTTIKTEYSQSHLPVIRQNEAVGHAVRAAYMYAGMADVAALTGDKGYIDAIDRIWDNIVSKKLYITGGIGATSNGEAFGKNYELPNMSAYCETCAAIGNVYVNYRLFLLHGDSKYYDVLERTLYNGLISGVSLQGDGFFYPNPLESMGQHQRQAWFGCACCPSNICRFIPSLPGYVYAVKDKDVYVNLFLSNKSELTVGKKKVALSQQTNYPWDGDITIHVDKTNAGQFAMKIRIPGWVKGKVVPSDLYSYTDGKRLGYTVSVNGKAYYPENRDYITIDRKWKKGDKVQIHFDMEPRIVRANNKVEADRGMVAIERGPLVYCAEHPDNQFDIFSALINQEPKFTLGKAEIAGTPVVTLKTDAQTLDFNKQGKLTTKDETLTLIPYYAWCHRGSGKMRVWLPQDLKATTPAQPATLASESKVTSGSRVPALSSINDRLVPRDENDRSVPYTHWWPKKASTEWLAYEFPAAATVQSCTVYWFDDAPWGGCRVPKSWRILYQDEQGQWKPVEGADGYPTARGTACTVNFNPVKTKSLRLEVTQPDDFSSGLFEWIVK; the protein is encoded by the coding sequence ATGAAGAGATTCTTATTTTCACTTGTTACTTTAAATCTGTCGCTACTTACTGGCATGGCGCAGACGGGTTATCCTATCACGCCTGTGCCTTTTACGTCGGTAAAGGTAACCCCTGGTACGTTCTGGGGACAACGTCTGGAGGCCAGTCGTAACACGACCATACCCCTCGCTTTTTCAAAATGCGAGAGCGAAGGTCGCTACAAGAACTTCGAGAATGCCGCTGCCCATCTGAAGGATCCTTCAAAGACGTTCAAGGTGAATGGTGTCGGTTACTCTTTCGACGATACCGATCCATACAAGACTCTAGAGGGTGCTGCCTATATCCTGCAGACCTATCCGGACAAGAAACTGGAGGCTTACTGCGACTCCGTTATCGATATCATTGCGACAGCCCAGGAGCCCGATGGTTACCTGTACACTGCCCGTACGCAGAACCCTGCCGACCCGCACCATTGGGCCGGTGATCGTCGTTGGGTCAAGGAGGAGGATCTCTCTCACGAGCTCTATAACCTGGGTCATATGATTGAGGGTGCTGTGGCTTATTGGCAGGCTACAGGAAAACGTAAATTCCTTGATATTGCCTGTCGCTATGCCGACGTGGCCTGTAAGGAGGTAGGGCCTAATCCTGGACAGATGTGCGTGGTGCCCGGTCATCAGATAGCAGAGATGGCAATGGCGCGCCTTTACCTGGCTACTGGTCAGCAGCGCTACCTTGACTTTGCCAAGTTCCTGCTTGATTATCGTGGCAAGACAACCATCAAGACCGAGTATTCTCAGAGTCATCTGCCTGTCATCCGTCAGAATGAGGCTGTTGGTCATGCTGTCCGTGCGGCCTATATGTATGCAGGTATGGCAGATGTGGCTGCCCTCACAGGTGATAAAGGCTATATTGATGCTATCGACCGCATTTGGGATAATATCGTCTCTAAGAAACTTTATATCACGGGAGGCATTGGTGCCACCAGCAATGGAGAGGCCTTTGGTAAGAACTATGAACTGCCTAATATGAGCGCCTACTGTGAGACTTGTGCTGCTATCGGTAATGTGTATGTTAACTATCGTCTGTTCTTGCTGCATGGTGACTCAAAATACTATGATGTATTGGAGCGTACACTCTACAATGGTCTCATTAGTGGTGTCTCACTGCAGGGTGATGGCTTCTTCTACCCCAACCCCTTGGAGTCGATGGGGCAGCACCAGCGTCAGGCTTGGTTCGGCTGTGCCTGCTGTCCTTCAAATATATGCCGTTTTATCCCCTCGCTGCCTGGATATGTCTATGCTGTAAAGGATAAGGATGTCTATGTGAACCTGTTCCTCTCAAATAAGAGTGAACTCACAGTTGGCAAGAAGAAGGTGGCCCTCTCTCAGCAAACCAACTATCCTTGGGATGGCGATATTACTATTCATGTGGATAAAACCAATGCAGGTCAGTTTGCTATGAAGATTCGTATTCCTGGTTGGGTGAAGGGTAAGGTGGTCCCCTCTGACCTTTATTCCTATACCGATGGTAAGCGTCTTGGCTATACGGTAAGTGTCAACGGTAAGGCTTACTATCCTGAGAACCGTGATTATATCACGATAGACCGCAAATGGAAGAAAGGCGACAAGGTGCAGATTCATTTTGATATGGAACCTCGTATCGTGCGTGCCAATAACAAGGTGGAGGCCGATAGAGGCATGGTGGCTATTGAGCGAGGACCATTGGTTTACTGTGCAGAGCATCCAGATAATCAGTTCGACATCTTCTCGGCACTCATCAATCAGGAGCCGAAGTTCACGTTGGGCAAGGCTGAGATTGCAGGAACTCCCGTTGTGACTTTAAAGACAGATGCACAGACCCTGGACTTCAATAAGCAGGGTAAACTTACCACAAAGGACGAGACGCTGACCCTTATCCCTTATTATGCCTGGTGTCATCGTGGAAGTGGTAAGATGCGCGTATGGTTGCCTCAGGACTTAAAGGCCACTACACCGGCACAGCCTGCTACGTTGGCCAGCGAGAGTAAGGTTACCAGTGGTTCACGTGTTCCAGCCTTGTCGTCTATCAACGACCGACTGGTGCCCCGTGACGAGAACGACCGTTCTGTGCCCTATACTCACTGGTGGCCCAAGAAAGCCTCTACGGAATGGCTTGCTTACGAATTCCCTGCAGCTGCTACTGTTCAGAGTTGTACCGTCTACTGGTTCGATGATGCTCCCTGGGGTGGCTGTCGTGTGCCGAAGTCATGGCGTATCCTCTATCAGGACGAACAGGGACAGTGGAAGCCTGTAGAAGGTGCTGATGGCTATCCTACCGCCCGTGGCACTGCCTGCACGGTGAACTTCAATCCTGTGAAGACGAAGTCCCTGCGCCTGGAGGTTACCCAGCCCGATGATTTCTCGTCAGGTCTGTTTGAGTGGATAGTGAAGTAG